Proteins co-encoded in one Cydia strobilella chromosome 14, ilCydStro3.1, whole genome shotgun sequence genomic window:
- the LOC134747401 gene encoding uncharacterized protein LOC134747401 has protein sequence NSLRLFQIFYSAAIIIALAYAQRKPNITKPVVNLEKRPRIPVWHRPPEERRKLSFFPKNNVKFVVTPKPVNDEPKESPTKRPLMRKFIMQDKNEKGTWSFAPREPLMKTQRFTVTLAPPKSSNQKAIDHVESKELKKVPIVIGNINTKPKSSKHHNINNGHLIESVKIRKDPSASKNLHKIEQNITKEDILQTAKANYIQTTQLVQKNDTTRPTFSKDLIDVQSFNDSGVVLDKNETGEQFSNESSSHMTEEELSNESYADKSINSEEISSDSIIKNSNSYSGEQISDESSNITEEEYLSNESYLIDDNTNESIETSGNITEEESSNESSSNTASEEISMESSIETSYNFTAVPQELLSDNSDNITDERIPDEIVASEQGMSTEDIEEEALLNRFKRSNNIIEEEILPTTASRFKYTDHEVTLNHDLSYKNINA, from the exons AATTCCCTACGTCTCTTTCAGATATTTTATTCTGCGGCCATAATAATTGCATTAGCCTATGCCCAACGAAAGCCTAACATCACCAAACCGGTCGTGAACCTCGAGAAACGACCACGTATTCCAGTATGGCATCGACCTCCCGAGGAGAGAAGAAAATTATCATTTTTCCCAAAAAACAACGTAAAATTCGTGGTCACCCCCAAACCTGTGAACGACGAGCCAAAGGAGTCACCAACTAAAAGGCCGTTAATGAGAAAGTTTATAATGCAGGACAAGAACGAGAAAGGTACCTGGTCATTCGCACCAAGAGAGCCTCTCATGAAGACACAGAGATTCACTGTGACTTTGGCACCACCTAAATCTAGCAACCAAAAAGCCATAGACCATGTGGAATCTAAAGAATTAAAAAAGGTACCAATTGTGATTGGTAATATAAACACCAAGCCAAAATCAAGTAAACATCATAATATAAACAATGGACATCTAATTGAATCGGTAAAAATAAGAAAGGACCCTTCAGCATCTAAAAACTTACATAAAATTGAACAAAATATTACTAAGGAAGACATTTTACAAACGGCAAAGGCAAATTACATACAAACTACCCAACTAGTTCAAAAGAACGATACTACTCGACCGACATTTAGTAAAGACTTAATCGATGTTCAAAGTTTCAACGATAGCGGTGTTGTTTTGGATAAAAACGAAACTGGAGAGCAATTCTCAAATGAGTCATCTTCACATATGACTGAGGAAGAGTTATCAAATGAATCTTATGCAGATAAATCTATTAATTCGGAAGAGATTTCAAGTGATTCCATAATTAAAAACTCCAACAGTTATTCTGGTGAACAAATCTCAGATGAATCATCAAACATAACCGAGGAAGAATATTTGAGTAACGAGTCTTATTTGATTGATGATAATACAAATGAAAGCATTGAAACCTCTGGCAATATAACAGAAGAGGAATCCTCAAATGAATCATCATCAAATACGGCTAGCGAAGAAATATCAATGGAGTCAAGTATTGAAACATCTTACAATTTCACTGCAGTGCCACAGGAATTGTTGAGTGATAACTCTGACAATATAACTGATGAAAGGATACCTGATGAGATAGTGGCTAGTGAGCAAGGAATGAGCACCGAAGACATTGAGGAGGAAGCATtattaaatagatttaaaaG GAGCAATAACATTATTGAGGAAGAAATTTTACCAACAACCGCCAGCAGATTCAAATACACAGACCACGAAGTCACACTTAATCACGACTTGAGTTACAAAAACATCAACGCCTGA